Proteins co-encoded in one Afipia sp. P52-10 genomic window:
- a CDS encoding VWA domain-containing protein yields the protein MHSSQAERTADDLLLRFFRAARGVGCRISPPESMDAMSAVAAVGYDDKARLRDALLLTIAKTQEEKQALGDVFELFFKNPEPKDQEPSAESADQSETQDNDQGAGGDETETDTGQFGQLAQMLMAGDRSAVATAMAAAADRANLSEIRYFTQRGLYSSRILDMMGMARLEEDIEAQQAAGNNPQRLINARDGLREAVRDMVNDAITLYTREGTEALRNEVLRNAPLARLERQDIERTRKLVAEMARRLRDRYNKPRRKKNRGQLDTRRTIRRNASWGGVPFITVWKQKRIEKPKIVALCDVSGSVARVAEFLLLFLYSLNEALSDIHTYAFSSRLVDVSDILDGHAIDKAMQEVMKTVGYGSSDYGKSLEDFEDEFMGGVTNSTTVIILGDGRNNNLDPRTDILRRISERARRVIWLNPEPRYAWGTGDSEMPRYEPYCTFSRQCGTVRQLERVVSDLLEMDRH from the coding sequence GTGCATTCATCCCAGGCTGAGCGCACGGCAGACGACCTGCTGCTCCGTTTCTTCCGGGCCGCGCGCGGCGTCGGCTGTCGCATCTCGCCGCCGGAGAGCATGGATGCGATGAGCGCGGTCGCTGCAGTCGGCTACGACGACAAGGCGCGCCTGCGCGATGCGCTGCTGCTGACGATCGCCAAGACGCAGGAGGAGAAGCAGGCGCTCGGCGACGTCTTCGAGCTGTTCTTCAAGAATCCGGAGCCGAAGGACCAGGAGCCGTCGGCTGAATCCGCAGACCAGTCCGAGACACAGGACAACGATCAGGGTGCGGGCGGCGACGAGACGGAAACCGACACCGGGCAGTTCGGTCAACTCGCGCAGATGCTGATGGCAGGCGACCGCTCGGCGGTGGCCACGGCAATGGCGGCTGCGGCGGACCGGGCGAACCTGTCGGAGATTCGCTACTTCACCCAGCGCGGGCTCTATTCCAGCCGCATCCTCGACATGATGGGCATGGCGCGCCTGGAGGAGGACATCGAGGCGCAGCAGGCGGCGGGCAATAATCCGCAGCGGCTGATCAACGCTCGCGACGGTCTGCGCGAAGCCGTGCGCGACATGGTCAATGATGCGATCACGCTCTACACGCGCGAAGGCACCGAGGCTTTGCGCAACGAGGTCCTGCGCAACGCGCCGCTCGCCCGACTCGAGCGCCAGGACATCGAGCGCACGCGCAAACTGGTGGCCGAAATGGCGCGCCGGCTGCGCGACCGTTACAACAAGCCGCGCCGCAAGAAGAATCGCGGTCAGCTCGACACCCGCCGCACCATTCGTCGGAACGCGAGCTGGGGCGGCGTTCCGTTCATCACCGTGTGGAAGCAGAAGCGGATCGAGAAGCCGAAGATCGTCGCCTTGTGCGACGTCTCGGGCTCTGTCGCGCGGGTGGCGGAATTCCTGCTGCTGTTCCTCTACAGCCTGAACGAAGCGCTCTCGGACATCCATACCTATGCCTTCTCCAGCCGCTTGGTGGACGTCAGCGACATCCTCGACGGGCACGCCATCGACAAGGCGATGCAGGAGGTGATGAAGACGGTGGGTTATGGCTCGTCGGATTACGGCAAATCGCTGGAGGATTTCGAGGACGAGTTTATGGGCGGGGTGACCAACAGCACCACCGTCATCATTCTCGGCGACGGCCGCAACAACAACCTCGATCCGCGCACCGACATTCTGCGGCGCATCTCGGAACGGGCCCGGCGCGTGATCTGGCTGAACCCGGAGCCGCGCTATGCGTGGGGAACGGGCGATTCGGAAATGCCGCGCTATGAGCCGTATTGTACCTTCTCCCGCCAGTGCGGCACGGTGCGGCAGCTCGAGCGGGTGGTGTCAGACCTGCTGGAAATGGACCGGCACTAA
- a CDS encoding VOC family protein, protein MITGLDHIVLLARDYPDAVRRHEALLGCKPAWRTEGDGAATVLFTLANMSIEIMAPSGKGATGDRVRARLDEQGEGLASLCFRVDGIDSFHRRLRRLSMNPEDVAASGSTNADDGATLTWNRTRTPVEAAHGVRLFFLELDSERPRSPAVAEAPIHGLDHVVIATDRPERAAALYGARLGLDMRLDLTRPDWNARLMFFRCGDLVVEIVHRLNEATRGEHDRLWGLSWRATDIAASHARLASAGFDVSDIKTGRRPGTHVFTVRNAPLGVPTLIIQPEAPRDH, encoded by the coding sequence GTGATCACCGGCCTCGATCATATCGTCCTGCTCGCCCGCGACTATCCGGACGCGGTGCGCCGCCACGAAGCCTTGCTCGGCTGCAAGCCGGCCTGGCGCACGGAGGGCGACGGCGCCGCCACAGTGCTGTTCACCCTGGCGAACATGTCGATCGAGATCATGGCGCCCTCCGGCAAGGGCGCGACCGGCGATCGCGTGCGCGCGCGGCTTGACGAGCAAGGCGAAGGGCTCGCCAGCCTCTGCTTCCGTGTCGATGGAATCGACAGCTTTCATCGCCGGCTGCGGCGGCTGTCGATGAACCCCGAAGATGTCGCCGCGTCCGGCAGCACCAATGCCGACGACGGCGCGACCCTGACATGGAATCGAACCCGCACGCCGGTCGAAGCCGCGCATGGCGTGCGGCTGTTCTTCCTCGAGCTGGACAGCGAGCGTCCAAGGTCACCGGCTGTGGCCGAAGCGCCGATTCATGGGCTCGACCATGTGGTGATCGCAACCGACCGGCCCGAGCGCGCCGCCGCCCTGTATGGCGCACGGCTCGGCCTCGACATGCGGCTCGATCTCACGCGGCCGGACTGGAATGCGCGACTGATGTTCTTTCGCTGCGGCGATCTCGTGGTCGAGATCGTGCACCGTCTGAACGAAGCGACCCGCGGCGAGCACGACCGGCTGTGGGGATTGAGCTGGCGCGCAACCGACATCGCCGCATCGCATGCGCGGCTCGCATCCGCCGGCTTCGATGTCTCCGACATCAAGACCGGCCGCCGTCCGGGCACCCATGTCTTCACCGTGCGCAACGCCCCGCTCGGCGTGCCGACGCTGATCATCCAGCCGGAGGCGCCGCGCGACCATTGA
- a CDS encoding M20/M25/M40 family metallo-hydrolase, whose translation MDVTKLPFDTDAMLAGLRPWVECESPTWDAARVGAMMDVAARDLALLGARIERIGGRMGFGDCVRASFATGKASGPGILIMGHLDTVHPVGTLAKLPWRREGDKCYGPGIFDMKAGNYIALEAVRQLLRLNATIHLPITFLLTSDEEVGSPSTRDLIEAEAARHKYVLVPEPARPNGGVVTGRYAIARFNLEAIGRPSHAGARLAEGRSAIRIMADMIPQIESMTTSDCTFSVGVVHGGQWVNCVSSSCTGEALSMAKKQEDLDRGVERMLALSKDNRNDGQFIVTRGVTRPVWEANAKTMALYETAKGIAKQLGLDLPHQSSGGGSDGNFTGPMDLATLDGLGVRGNGAHTLDEHIMVDSLAERARLMAGILLSVQ comes from the coding sequence ATGGATGTCACCAAACTGCCGTTCGATACGGACGCGATGCTCGCCGGTCTGCGCCCCTGGGTCGAGTGCGAGAGCCCGACCTGGGATGCCGCGCGCGTCGGCGCGATGATGGACGTCGCCGCCCGCGATCTCGCCCTGCTCGGCGCGCGGATCGAGCGCATCGGCGGCCGCATGGGCTTCGGCGACTGCGTGCGCGCAAGCTTCGCGACCGGCAAAGCCTCCGGGCCTGGCATCCTGATCATGGGCCATCTCGACACCGTGCACCCGGTCGGCACGTTAGCCAAGCTGCCGTGGCGGCGCGAGGGCGACAAGTGCTACGGCCCCGGCATTTTCGACATGAAGGCCGGCAACTACATCGCGCTCGAAGCGGTCCGGCAGCTTCTGCGCCTCAACGCGACGATCCACCTGCCGATCACGTTCCTGCTGACCTCGGACGAAGAGGTTGGCAGCCCGAGCACCCGCGACCTGATCGAGGCGGAGGCCGCGCGGCACAAATACGTGCTGGTGCCGGAGCCCGCGCGCCCGAACGGCGGCGTCGTCACCGGCCGCTACGCGATCGCCCGCTTCAATCTCGAGGCGATCGGCCGGCCGAGCCACGCCGGCGCGCGGCTGGCGGAAGGCCGCTCGGCGATCCGCATCATGGCCGACATGATCCCGCAAATCGAATCGATGACCACATCCGACTGCACTTTCAGCGTCGGCGTGGTGCATGGCGGCCAATGGGTCAACTGCGTGTCCAGCTCCTGCACCGGCGAAGCGCTGTCGATGGCGAAGAAACAGGAGGACCTCGACCGCGGCGTCGAGCGCATGCTGGCGCTCTCGAAGGACAACCGTAACGACGGCCAGTTCATCGTCACGCGCGGCGTCACGCGTCCGGTCTGGGAGGCCAATGCGAAGACCATGGCGCTGTACGAGACCGCCAAAGGTATCGCCAAGCAGCTCGGCCTTGACCTCCCGCATCAAAGCTCTGGCGGCGGCTCCGACGGCAACTTCACCGGGCCGATGGATCTGGCAACCCTCGACGGCCTCGGGGTGCGCGGCAACGGCGCGCATACGCTCGACGAGCACATCATGGTCGACAGCCTCGCGGAACGAGCCCGGCTGATGGCCGGCATCCTGCTGTCGGTTCAGTGA
- a CDS encoding penicillin acylase family protein — translation MTRNGTIDPHENRAGGTSIRYQAAGLAAPAAIRVDRWGVPHIKAASRSDAFFVQGFNAARDRLWQIDIWRKRGLGLLAADFGPGYLAQDRAARLFLYRGDMQTEWASYGVSDARETVERFAAGVNAFIDLTERDPHLLPQEFTLTGTRPARWQAADIVRIRSHAMVRNLEFEFGRARVLGHGTLADDKARRWVDLGHTPFIPDGVNFAEIGEDVLETFFLATAPVTFSKERLAATLDDADRWAFTDELGEIIAATRAEGSNNWAIAASRSETGRPILASDPHRAYLLPALRYVAHLRAPGLDVIGAGEPALPGISIGHNDKAAFGLTIFPIDQEDLYVYETKPDDPHLYRYGDGFERMRVIEERVAVKGFPEQTLTLKFTRHGPVIYEDRRRNKAYAVRTVWLEPGSAPYLSSLGYQAVSTVEAFEQALQSWSVPSVNQVYADTAGHIAWMPASKSPIRPNWDGMVPVPGDGRYEWNGFRSRKDFPKEVDPPRGYVASANEMNLPPGPSQQLNIGYEFTEPFRAQRVREVLDAKPIHGLDEQRALQCDDLSIPARRICRHLTGLRASDADTALGLALLQDWDWHLAYDSAPALLFEVWWMRFLKPALLDLVTPDPKVRPLLAPGDHVTLLNWLDEPPALFGADPIAKRNERLLATLGPAVRECRKRCGDDHGRWRWSGWHHGYFQHPLANVYPEMLRDVGPLAQGGSAMTVMSNGYRMSDGRAITGASFRMVVDVGAWDNSVFVNAPGQSGDGRSPHYDDHGTLWSERDYVPLIYSEEAIARETRLHIMLEPDAPKEPPKNPPKDRPA, via the coding sequence ATGACACGCAACGGCACCATCGATCCTCATGAGAACCGTGCCGGCGGCACCTCGATCCGCTATCAGGCGGCGGGACTTGCAGCCCCTGCTGCCATTCGCGTTGACCGCTGGGGCGTGCCGCACATCAAGGCCGCCTCGCGCAGCGACGCCTTTTTCGTCCAGGGCTTCAATGCCGCCCGCGACCGGCTCTGGCAGATCGACATCTGGCGCAAACGCGGCCTCGGCCTGCTGGCGGCGGACTTCGGCCCCGGCTACCTCGCGCAGGATCGCGCGGCGCGGCTGTTCCTCTACCGCGGCGACATGCAAACCGAGTGGGCCTCCTATGGCGTCAGCGACGCCAGGGAAACGGTCGAGCGGTTCGCAGCCGGCGTCAACGCCTTCATCGACCTGACCGAGCGCGATCCGCACCTGCTGCCGCAGGAGTTCACCCTGACCGGGACGCGGCCGGCGCGCTGGCAGGCCGCCGACATTGTGCGCATCCGCAGCCACGCGATGGTGCGCAATCTCGAATTCGAGTTCGGCCGCGCCCGCGTGCTCGGGCACGGCACGCTGGCCGACGACAAGGCGCGGCGCTGGGTCGATCTCGGCCACACGCCGTTCATCCCGGATGGCGTCAATTTCGCCGAGATCGGCGAGGACGTGCTGGAGACCTTCTTTCTGGCCACCGCCCCCGTCACCTTCAGCAAGGAGCGCCTCGCCGCCACGCTGGACGATGCCGATCGCTGGGCCTTCACCGACGAGCTTGGCGAAATCATCGCCGCGACGCGCGCGGAAGGCTCCAACAATTGGGCGATCGCCGCATCGCGCTCGGAGACCGGCAGGCCGATCCTCGCCAGCGACCCGCACCGCGCGTACCTGCTGCCGGCGCTGCGCTATGTGGCTCACCTTCGCGCACCGGGACTGGACGTGATCGGCGCAGGCGAACCCGCCCTGCCCGGCATCTCGATCGGCCACAACGACAAGGCGGCGTTCGGCCTGACGATCTTCCCGATCGATCAGGAGGACCTCTATGTCTACGAGACCAAGCCTGACGATCCGCACCTCTATCGCTACGGCGACGGCTTCGAGCGCATGCGCGTCATCGAGGAGCGCGTCGCGGTGAAAGGTTTCCCCGAGCAGACCCTGACGCTGAAATTCACCCGCCATGGGCCGGTGATCTACGAAGATCGCAGGCGCAACAAGGCATATGCGGTGCGCACGGTCTGGCTCGAACCCGGCAGCGCGCCCTATCTGTCCAGCCTCGGCTATCAGGCGGTCTCCACCGTCGAGGCATTCGAGCAGGCGCTGCAGAGCTGGTCGGTACCCTCCGTCAATCAGGTCTACGCTGACACCGCCGGCCACATCGCCTGGATGCCGGCCTCGAAATCGCCGATCCGGCCGAACTGGGACGGCATGGTGCCGGTTCCCGGCGACGGCCGCTATGAATGGAACGGCTTCCGCTCGCGCAAGGATTTTCCGAAAGAGGTCGATCCGCCGCGCGGCTATGTCGCCAGCGCCAACGAGATGAACCTGCCGCCGGGGCCATCGCAACAGCTCAACATCGGCTACGAGTTCACCGAGCCGTTCCGCGCCCAACGCGTCCGCGAAGTCCTCGACGCCAAGCCAATCCACGGCCTCGACGAACAGCGCGCCCTGCAGTGCGACGACCTGTCGATTCCCGCCCGCCGCATCTGCAGGCATCTGACCGGGCTGCGCGCATCGGATGCGGACACGGCGCTTGGCCTCGCGCTATTGCAGGACTGGGACTGGCATCTCGCCTACGACAGCGCGCCGGCGCTGCTGTTCGAGGTCTGGTGGATGCGTTTCCTCAAGCCCGCGCTGCTCGATCTGGTCACCCCAGATCCGAAAGTCCGGCCGCTGCTTGCGCCCGGCGATCATGTCACGCTGCTGAATTGGCTCGATGAGCCGCCGGCGCTCTTCGGCGCCGATCCGATCGCCAAGCGCAACGAGCGCCTGCTGGCGACCCTCGGCCCTGCGGTGAGAGAATGCCGCAAGCGGTGCGGTGACGACCACGGCCGATGGAGATGGTCCGGCTGGCATCACGGCTATTTCCAGCATCCGCTCGCCAACGTCTATCCCGAAATGCTGCGCGATGTCGGCCCGCTCGCCCAGGGCGGTTCGGCCATGACGGTGATGAGCAACGGCTATCGCATGAGCGACGGGCGCGCCATCACCGGCGCATCGTTTCGCATGGTCGTGGATGTCGGCGCCTGGGACAACAGCGTGTTCGTCAACGCGCCTGGGCAATCGGGCGACGGCCGCTCGCCGCACTACGACGATCACGGGACACTCTGGTCGGAGCGCGACTACGTGCCGCTGATCTATTCGGAAGAAGCGATTGCGCGGGAAACGCGCCTGCACATCATGCTGGAGCCGGACGCACCAAAGGAACCGCCGAAGAATCCGCCAAAGGATCGCCCGGCATAG
- a CDS encoding GIY-YIG nuclease family protein — MEGFVYVLGCAHKGRYLTYVGWTTDVVRRLAQHNAGKGARTTRGRAWVLLHSEGFATRAEAMRREWYLKRDRKFRKALADKTLSDQAR; from the coding sequence ATGGAAGGCTTTGTTTACGTCCTCGGCTGCGCCCATAAGGGCCGCTACCTGACCTATGTCGGCTGGACCACCGACGTCGTCCGCCGCCTGGCCCAGCACAACGCGGGCAAGGGCGCGCGCACGACGCGGGGCCGCGCCTGGGTGCTGCTGCATTCGGAAGGATTTGCGACGCGCGCGGAAGCGATGCGGCGCGAGTGGTATCTGAAGCGCGACCGCAAGTTCCGCAAAGCCCTCGCAGACAAGACTCTCTCAGACCAGGCCCGATGA
- a CDS encoding CaiB/BaiF CoA-transferase family protein, which produces MTRPFEGVRILDFTQVLAGPYASYQLGLLGADVIKVERREGEDMRQTPLSKEWADRGLAPGWQAINGGKRSLTLDLRKPEAIEIVKRLAKKADVVMENFRPGVMDKLGIGYKALSEINPRLIYCAISAFGQTGPERLGAGYDGKIQAMSGIMSITGHEATGPTRAGFAVCDVLSGATAAFGVSSALFQRTHTGKGQLVDVSMLEATLAFLSGPVADFTVAGHKQYLSGNQAVSRKPTANLFKAGEGYILLAVNNDKQYEALMKAIGREDALSDPRFADWFLRVENEPALRKVIEDALATKSPKEWEKILDAAGAPCANIWRIEEIIDHPQIAFRKAMQQVDTPFGPLRFMGTGFQLAHGGGRLDRMAPALSQNTDEVLAEAGYSADEVAALHKAEVV; this is translated from the coding sequence GTGACCAGACCTTTCGAAGGCGTGCGGATTCTTGACTTCACGCAAGTACTTGCCGGCCCCTATGCGAGCTATCAGCTCGGGCTGCTCGGCGCCGACGTCATCAAGGTGGAACGGCGCGAAGGCGAGGACATGCGTCAGACCCCGCTCAGCAAGGAGTGGGCGGACCGCGGCCTCGCGCCGGGCTGGCAGGCGATCAACGGCGGCAAGCGCAGCCTGACGCTCGACCTGCGCAAGCCGGAAGCGATCGAGATCGTCAAGCGACTCGCCAAGAAGGCCGACGTGGTGATGGAGAATTTCCGTCCCGGCGTGATGGACAAGCTCGGCATCGGCTACAAGGCGCTCTCCGAGATCAATCCGCGGCTGATCTACTGCGCCATCAGCGCGTTCGGGCAGACGGGCCCGGAACGGCTCGGCGCCGGCTACGACGGCAAGATCCAGGCGATGTCCGGCATCATGTCGATCACCGGCCACGAGGCCACGGGCCCGACGCGCGCGGGCTTCGCCGTCTGCGACGTGCTCTCCGGTGCGACCGCCGCCTTCGGCGTGTCCAGCGCGCTGTTCCAACGCACCCATACCGGCAAGGGCCAGCTCGTCGACGTGTCGATGCTGGAAGCGACGCTGGCGTTCCTCTCCGGTCCCGTTGCGGACTTCACGGTCGCCGGCCACAAGCAGTATCTGTCCGGCAACCAGGCGGTGAGCCGCAAGCCGACCGCGAACCTGTTCAAGGCCGGCGAAGGCTACATCCTGCTCGCCGTCAACAACGACAAGCAGTACGAGGCCTTGATGAAGGCGATCGGTCGCGAGGATGCGCTCAGCGACCCGCGCTTCGCCGACTGGTTCCTGCGCGTCGAGAACGAACCGGCGCTGCGCAAGGTCATCGAGGATGCGCTCGCAACCAAGAGCCCGAAGGAATGGGAGAAGATCCTCGACGCCGCAGGCGCGCCTTGCGCCAACATCTGGCGGATCGAGGAGATCATCGACCATCCGCAGATCGCCTTCCGCAAGGCGATGCAGCAGGTGGATACGCCGTTCGGCCCGTTGCGCTTCATGGGCACGGGCTTCCAGCTCGCGCATGGCGGCGGCCGGCTCGACCGGATGGCGCCCGCCCTCAGCCAGAACACCGACGAGGTGCTGGCGGAAGCCGGCTATAGCGCCGACGAGGTGGCGGCGCTGCACAAGGCCGAAGTGGTCTAG
- a CDS encoding glycine/sarcosine/betaine reductase selenoprotein B family protein, with translation MIDNLDEQLGFAPDYDSPVPYMKRTRDYYTAIGYTTPYRWAHYLEAPFQPLKKPLAQSRVTIITTAAPYDPAKGDQGPGAKYNGGAKFYQVYDGDTTKQHDLRISHIGYDRIHTTAEDSGTWFPLPQLIKAKDKGRIGEVAPRFFGAPTNRSHRVTVETDAPEILKRCREDKVDVAVLVPNCPVCHQTTALVARHLEANGIPTVIMGCAKDIIEHAAAPRFLFSDFPLGNSAGKPHDVESQALTLELALRVLESAPGPRTTMQSPLRWNADGKWKLDYNNIETMSAEELEKRRREFDKQKEIARGLRVA, from the coding sequence ATTCCCCCGTGCCCTACATGAAGCGCACGCGCGACTACTACACCGCCATCGGCTACACGACGCCGTATCGCTGGGCCCACTATCTCGAAGCGCCGTTTCAGCCGCTGAAGAAACCGCTGGCGCAGTCGCGGGTAACGATCATCACCACTGCCGCGCCTTATGATCCCGCGAAAGGCGATCAGGGCCCGGGCGCGAAGTACAATGGCGGCGCCAAGTTCTATCAGGTCTACGATGGCGACACGACCAAGCAGCACGACCTGCGCATCTCGCACATCGGCTACGACCGCATCCACACCACCGCAGAAGACTCCGGCACCTGGTTTCCGCTGCCGCAACTGATCAAGGCGAAGGACAAGGGTCGGATCGGCGAGGTGGCGCCGCGCTTCTTCGGCGCGCCGACCAACCGCAGCCACCGTGTCACGGTCGAGACTGACGCGCCGGAGATCCTCAAGCGCTGCCGCGAGGACAAGGTCGATGTCGCGGTGCTGGTGCCGAATTGCCCGGTTTGCCACCAGACCACCGCCCTGGTTGCCCGGCACCTGGAAGCCAACGGCATCCCGACCGTCATCATGGGATGCGCCAAGGATATCATCGAGCACGCCGCCGCGCCGCGCTTCCTGTTCAGCGACTTCCCGCTCGGCAACTCGGCCGGCAAGCCCCACGATGTCGAATCCCAGGCCCTGACCCTCGAGCTCGCGCTGCGCGTGCTGGAGTCGGCGCCGGGTCCGCGCACCACCATGCAGTCGCCGCTGCGCTGGAACGCCGATGGCAAGTGGAAGCTCGACTACAACAACATCGAGACCATGAGCGCCGAAGAGCTCGAGAAGCGCCGCCGCGAGTTCGATAAGCAGAAGGAAATCGCGCGCGGTCTGCGCGTCGCCTGA